Proteins encoded together in one uncultured Desulfosarcina sp. window:
- a CDS encoding response regulator yields the protein MKKKILVVDDNRMILKFLSNLLEGKGHEVQTCEDGLSALSLLTRYRPDIVFVDLIIPKIGGDKLCQIIRTMEHMRNCYLVIISAAVAEMDLDFRKIGVNTCIAKGPFGQMGKHVLAAIEDANAPSKPISEQEIRGIASMDGIPVYARRMTKELLGRNRHLETILESMNEGIVEVYTGRVVYANTAAVKLFGIPLENLLSAEPRELFDEADRPRIEGLLENDKGERPTVGLTRPLELNGRQLVIRSFPVKREADTTILLITDVTDRRNLEYQLQHVRRMDAIGNLAGGIAHNFNNLLMGIQGNVSILIQDKSPGDPGYDELAGMERCIDSGANLTRQLLSFAKGGRYSLDLMDINEIIEGSTGMFARTRREIHVVCRLQEDPIMAEVDAAQIELALMDLYVNAWHAMSAGGTLTVSASPVSLDDTFVKPYHLAAGRYVRIDVADTGSGMDAKTIERIFEPFFTTRPMGEGTGLGLASVFGIIKRHHGVITVESQVGRGTTFSVYLPMARILEKPREKDKQRVVTSEKRPKKGSGTILVVDDEEYILNADKAMLNELGYEVLLAGGGKEALRVFEENQDRIKLLILDLIMPDLGGEIVYDRIKAIKPDVRVILSSGYSIEGQAESILKKGCDGFIQKPYNLSQLARKIEEILS from the coding sequence ATGAAAAAGAAAATTCTGGTTGTCGATGACAACCGCATGATCCTCAAATTCCTATCCAATCTTCTCGAAGGCAAGGGCCATGAAGTTCAAACCTGCGAAGACGGCCTGAGCGCCCTGAGCCTGCTTACCCGTTATCGTCCGGACATCGTTTTCGTCGACCTCATCATCCCCAAGATCGGGGGCGACAAACTCTGTCAGATCATTCGGACCATGGAGCACATGCGCAACTGCTACCTGGTGATCATTTCGGCCGCAGTGGCCGAAATGGACCTCGATTTCCGGAAAATCGGGGTGAACACCTGCATCGCCAAGGGCCCCTTCGGCCAGATGGGCAAACATGTGCTGGCCGCCATCGAGGACGCCAACGCGCCTTCCAAACCGATTTCGGAACAGGAGATTCGCGGCATCGCGTCGATGGACGGCATTCCGGTCTACGCCCGGCGAATGACCAAGGAGCTGCTTGGCCGCAACCGCCATCTGGAAACCATTCTGGAAAGCATGAACGAGGGTATCGTCGAAGTGTATACCGGGCGCGTGGTATACGCGAATACCGCAGCGGTAAAGCTCTTCGGCATCCCTTTGGAAAACCTGCTCTCCGCCGAACCCCGGGAACTTTTCGACGAAGCGGACAGACCGCGCATCGAAGGGCTGCTGGAGAACGACAAGGGGGAGCGACCAACGGTTGGACTGACCCGCCCCCTGGAACTCAACGGGCGCCAGTTGGTTATCCGCAGCTTTCCGGTGAAGCGGGAAGCGGACACGACGATTCTTTTGATCACGGATGTCACCGACCGGCGCAACCTGGAGTACCAGCTGCAGCATGTGCGGCGCATGGACGCCATCGGAAACCTGGCCGGCGGCATCGCCCACAACTTCAACAACCTGCTGATGGGGATCCAGGGGAATGTCTCGATTCTCATCCAGGACAAATCCCCCGGCGATCCCGGCTACGATGAACTGGCCGGCATGGAACGCTGCATCGACAGCGGCGCCAACCTGACCCGCCAACTGCTCAGTTTTGCCAAGGGGGGGCGCTATTCCCTCGATCTGATGGATATCAACGAAATTATCGAGGGCTCTACGGGGATGTTTGCCCGCACCCGCAGAGAAATTCACGTGGTCTGCCGCCTGCAGGAAGATCCGATCATGGCGGAGGTGGACGCCGCCCAGATCGAACTGGCTTTGATGGACCTGTATGTCAACGCCTGGCATGCCATGTCCGCGGGGGGAACCCTGACCGTTTCCGCGTCCCCGGTCAGTCTCGATGATACTTTTGTCAAACCCTACCACCTGGCTGCGGGCAGATACGTCAGGATCGATGTGGCCGACACCGGATCGGGGATGGACGCCAAGACCATCGAACGGATATTCGAACCCTTTTTCACCACCCGCCCCATGGGAGAGGGAACCGGGCTGGGCCTGGCCTCGGTATTCGGGATTATCAAACGTCACCACGGAGTCATCACCGTAGAAAGCCAGGTGGGCCGCGGGACGACGTTTTCGGTTTATCTTCCCATGGCCCGCATCCTCGAAAAACCCAGGGAAAAGGACAAACAGCGGGTCGTCACCTCGGAAAAACGTCCGAAAAAGGGATCGGGAACCATCCTGGTTGTCGATGACGAAGAGTACATTCTCAATGCCGACAAGGCCATGCTCAACGAGCTGGGCTATGAAGTGCTGCTGGCCGGCGGTGGAAAAGAAGCCCTGCGCGTGTTCGAGGAAAACCAGGATCGCATCAAGCTGCTGATCCTGGATCTGATCATGCCGGACCTGGGTGGCGAAATCGTTTACGACCGAATCAAGGCCATCAAACCTGATGTTCGTGTGATTCTTTCCTCCGGATACAGCATCGAGGGGCAGGCCGAATCCATCCTGAAAAAAGGGTGCGACGGTTTCATTCAAAAACCATACAACCTCAGCCAACTGGCCCGGAAGATCGAGGAGATTCTTTCCTGA